From the genome of Azospirillum brasilense, one region includes:
- a CDS encoding MarR family winged helix-turn-helix transcriptional regulator: MILIDCARLLRARFDRALDDARLGLTAGEARALVYVCRHPGSRQSVLATHMWVEPMTLVGFLDRLEARGLVVREPDPADRRAKIVQPTPQAEPLALQVLEAFRTERESAMADLSAEEIVLLKDMLGRLRNRMIADDRGGGGR, translated from the coding sequence ATGATCCTGATCGACTGCGCGCGGCTTCTGCGCGCGCGGTTCGACCGTGCCCTGGACGACGCCCGGCTCGGCCTCACGGCGGGGGAGGCGCGAGCGCTGGTTTATGTCTGCCGCCACCCCGGCTCGCGCCAGTCGGTGCTGGCAACCCACATGTGGGTGGAGCCGATGACCCTGGTCGGCTTCCTCGACCGGCTGGAGGCGCGCGGGCTGGTGGTCCGCGAGCCGGACCCGGCGGACCGCCGCGCAAAGATCGTCCAGCCGACCCCGCAGGCCGAGCCGCTGGCGCTCCAGGTTCTGGAAGCCTTCCGCACCGAGCGCGAGTCGGCCATGGCCGACCTCTCGGCGGAGGAGATCGTCCTGCTCAAGGACATGCTGGGCCGCCTGCGCAACCGCATGATCGCCGACGACCGCGGCGGGGGCGGCCGATGA
- a CDS encoding multidrug effflux MFS transporter: protein MSHTPVQTDAPAMTETRTAVIGTLIVTLGPLSLALYTPALPMLVEAFQSTPAALKLTLSVYFFGFAFSQLACGPLSDAYGRRPVALAFFVTYVLGSVVAALSGSIEWLLVGRALQGIGAAAGIAISRAIVRDQFTGQRSARILNLIGLMLAIVPAVAPTLGGVILGTVGWHAIFVVMTLYGLAVLTVFALGTAETNRTRDRSAARPGPVIRNYRTLLTDRRFMRAGLVLGTTLGGLYTMAALLPFVMIERVGLSPTVFGFAMLLQTGSYTLGATLAGRLLRRVDAMRLIPYGLACVAVGGLGFAMTPLTGEPTVASVMGPTAVWAFGIALVMPGATSDALAGFPRMAGAASALIGFMQIGGGLAGTAVAALFADPYTATTAIMPGLALLSLLSYVLLRVPASRRGRPAEPARPEDLEVAVDPVALVGAGGEEIEEALHQRRASNRKGG from the coding sequence ATGAGCCACACCCCCGTGCAGACCGACGCGCCCGCCATGACGGAGACGCGGACGGCCGTCATCGGAACGCTGATCGTCACGCTGGGGCCGCTCAGCCTCGCGCTCTACACGCCGGCCTTGCCGATGCTGGTGGAGGCCTTTCAGAGCACCCCGGCGGCGCTGAAGCTGACGCTCTCCGTCTATTTCTTCGGCTTTGCCTTTTCCCAGCTCGCCTGCGGGCCGCTGTCCGACGCCTACGGGCGGCGGCCGGTCGCTCTGGCCTTCTTCGTCACCTACGTCCTGGGCAGCGTGGTTGCGGCGCTGTCGGGCAGCATCGAATGGCTGCTGGTCGGGCGGGCCCTGCAGGGCATCGGTGCGGCGGCGGGCATCGCCATTTCCCGCGCCATCGTGCGCGACCAGTTCACCGGCCAGCGGTCGGCGCGCATCCTGAACCTGATCGGGCTGATGCTGGCCATCGTGCCGGCGGTGGCGCCGACGCTGGGCGGGGTGATCCTGGGCACGGTGGGCTGGCACGCCATCTTCGTGGTGATGACGCTCTACGGCCTCGCCGTGCTGACGGTCTTCGCGCTGGGCACGGCGGAGACCAACCGGACGCGGGACCGTTCGGCGGCGCGGCCCGGCCCGGTGATCCGCAACTACCGGACCCTGCTGACCGACCGGCGCTTCATGCGGGCGGGGCTGGTGCTCGGCACGACGCTGGGCGGCCTCTACACCATGGCGGCGCTGCTGCCCTTCGTGATGATCGAGCGGGTGGGGCTGAGCCCGACCGTCTTCGGCTTCGCCATGCTGCTGCAGACCGGCTCCTACACGCTGGGGGCGACCCTGGCCGGGCGGCTGCTGCGCCGGGTGGACGCGATGCGGCTGATCCCCTACGGGCTGGCCTGCGTGGCGGTGGGCGGGCTCGGCTTCGCCATGACGCCCCTGACCGGCGAGCCGACCGTGGCGAGCGTGATGGGGCCGACCGCCGTCTGGGCCTTCGGCATCGCCCTGGTCATGCCCGGGGCCACCAGCGACGCTCTGGCCGGCTTCCCCCGCATGGCCGGGGCGGCCTCGGCGCTGATCGGCTTCATGCAGATCGGCGGCGGGCTGGCCGGCACGGCGGTGGCCGCGCTGTTCGCCGATCCCTACACCGCGACGACGGCCATCATGCCGGGCCTCGCTTTGCTGTCGCTGCTGTCCTACGTGCTGCTGCGCGTGCCGGCGTCCCGGCGCGGCCGCCCGGCCGAGCCCGCCCGACCGGAGGATCTGGAGGTCGCCGTGGACCCGGTCGCCCTGGTCGGCGCCGGCGGCGAGGAGATCGAGGAAGCGCTGCACCAGCGTCGGGCGTCCAACCGCAAGGGAGGCTGA